From Bacteroidota bacterium, a single genomic window includes:
- the mqnC gene encoding dehypoxanthine futalosine cyclase gives MNVDSLLKRALNFEFLSIEEGVYLFEKAPTATLGYVANELRKQQVPHNKVTWIIDRNVNTTNVCIANCKFCNFFRIPGHAESYITDIETYKQKIDETFRYGGEQLLLQGGHHPELGLQFYTDLFRELKKLYPTLKLHSLGPPEIAHISKLEGITHTETLTALKEAGLDSLPGAGAEILNDRVRRMISKGKCGGQEWLDVMRAAHKLNLTTSATMMMGHIETIYERMEHLTWIREVQSEKPEHAKGFIAFIPWPFQDEGTLLRNLKGIRNQVTANEYVRMIALSRIMLPNIKNIQASWLTVGKPVAQLCLHSGANDFGSIMIEENVVSAAGAPHRFTSQGIQDAIREAGFEPQLRNQQYEFRELPQVMEQQVISY, from the coding sequence ATGAATGTTGATTCTCTCTTAAAGCGAGCGCTAAATTTTGAATTTCTAAGTATAGAAGAGGGAGTGTATTTATTTGAAAAAGCACCCACAGCCACCCTCGGCTATGTGGCCAATGAATTGCGCAAGCAGCAAGTACCTCATAATAAGGTAACCTGGATTATTGATCGCAATGTAAATACTACTAATGTGTGTATTGCCAATTGCAAGTTTTGCAATTTTTTTCGCATCCCCGGACATGCCGAATCATACATTACAGACATTGAAACTTATAAACAAAAAATAGACGAAACGTTTCGTTATGGTGGCGAACAATTATTGTTGCAAGGAGGACATCACCCCGAGTTGGGATTGCAGTTTTATACCGACTTGTTTCGTGAGCTAAAGAAATTATATCCTACGCTTAAATTACATTCGCTAGGGCCTCCGGAAATAGCACATATCAGCAAGCTTGAAGGCATAACGCATACAGAAACGTTGACAGCTTTAAAAGAAGCGGGTCTTGACTCGCTGCCTGGTGCTGGTGCCGAAATATTAAATGATCGCGTTCGCAGGATGATAAGTAAAGGAAAATGTGGCGGCCAAGAATGGCTTGATGTAATGCGTGCTGCGCATAAACTAAACCTGACCACATCAGCTACCATGATGATGGGGCACATTGAAACCATTTACGAACGAATGGAACACCTTACCTGGATAAGGGAAGTACAAAGTGAAAAACCTGAACATGCCAAAGGGTTTATAGCATTTATTCCATGGCCATTTCAAGATGAAGGCACATTGCTGCGTAATTTAAAAGGCATTCGCAATCAGGTAACTGCCAATGAGTATGTGCGTATGATTGCTCTTAGTCGTATTATGTTGCCCAACATAAAAAATATTCAGGCATCATGGCTTACCGTTGGTAAGCCGGTGGCACAGCTTTGTTTACACTCGGGCGCCAATGATTTTGGTAGTATCATGATTGAAGAGAATGTGGTAAGTGCTGCTGGCGCTCCACACCGTTTTACATCACAAGGCATACAGGACGCTATTCGCGAAGCAGGATTCGAACCACAGCTTCGCAATCAACAATATGAATTCAGAGAATTACCACAAGTGATGGAGCAGCAAGTGATAAGCTATTAA